In Lathamus discolor isolate bLatDis1 chromosome 12, bLatDis1.hap1, whole genome shotgun sequence, a genomic segment contains:
- the SCARF2 gene encoding scavenger receptor class F member 2 isoform X2, translated as MCSCHPNGQCEDVTGQCTCNPSHWGPKCENICLCKHGKCDQKTGKCTCEPNWWGPQCSSSCYCSHNSQCDQQTGNCLCQPGWWGRGCNNQCSCNNSPCEQFTGRCQCRERTFGPRCDRYCQCYKGKCNQVDGTCTCEPGYRGKYCREPCPAGFYGQGCRRRCGQCKSLQPCTVADGRCLTCEAGWNGTKCDQPCSPGFYGEGCEKLCPPCKDGHTCNHINGKCSHCNPGWIGDRCETKCRNGTYGENCAFVCSDCVNGQCHFETGHCLCHPGSHGTYCNLTCPPGRYGANCAEACGCHDGACNPLTGACHMEANQRMGVIGAGALLALLLILLLSLLCCCCICRKKDEACGSGQDLAAAKKPPRRLCGRFSRIGMKLPRIPLRRQKLPKVVVAHHDLENTLNCSFIEPPSVVEQPSPSWSSRGSFSSFDTTDEGPVYCVPHEESVGDSRDRGTPASPGDKLAALAIGEEAGEYTFLKETGSVRAFPADSSETPLLKSSDSERSSCGSGSAGAALYARVARLSKQSKEEEDGTAEPRGPGKPPSPERTKPRPPDPATKPKVSWIHSRYNSSQSNSLPVSSWSPERVAAQSDSPEQGQGLAKRKRSPSETSASVQGRAEERGSARGKEKAQKQPKEPGVPEGKASLAREPQSPSKPKQRSKASSEPTESINGAVQNAFRKMGTFQPERRAGDTRDAPRSPSSGKPRSEPLHPQLTSELAAQLKEKTQSLNKGDGGTRANGVGVLREKPTPPQKAKRSAAAGGQKTSKPLLPTSPPLQKLIPGAAEPVAGEHKWVEKPSTGSSQDPAPPGEQAAKKTPIKKPPRKKSREASLEPPRAAAAPAQAVQ; from the exons ATGTGCAGCTGCCACCCCAACGGGCAGTGCGAGGACGTGACGGGGCAGTGCACCTGCAACCCCAGCCACTGGGGTCCCAAGTGCGAGAACATCTGCCTCTGCAAGCACGGCAAGTGTGACCAGAAGACAGGCAAGTGCACCTGCGAGCCCAACTGGTGGGGACCGcagtgctccagctcctgctacTGCAGCCACAACTCCCAGTGCGACCAGCAGACAGGGAACTGCCTGTGCCAGCCTGGCTGGTGGGGCCGCGGCTGCAACAACCAGTGCTCCTGCAACAACTCTCCCTGCGAGCAGTTCACGGGGCGCTGCCAGTGCCGGGAGCGGACGTTCGGGCCCCGCTGCGACCGCTACTGCCAGTGCTACAAGGGCAAGTGCAACCAGGTGGACGGGACGTGCACATGTGAGCCGGGATACCGCGGGAAGTACTGCCGCGAGCCGTGCCCCGCGGGATTCTATggacagggctgcaggaggCG GTGTGGGCAGTGCAAGAGCCTGCAGCCGTGCACCGTGGCAGATGGGCGCTGCCTGACCTGCGAGGCGGGCTGGAATGGCACCAAATGTGACCAGCCCTGCTCGCCCGGCTTCTATGGAGAGGGCTGTGAGAAGCTCTGCCCCCCCTGCAAGGATGGTCACACCTGCAACCACATCAACGGCAAGTGCTCCCACTGCAACCCTGGCTGGATTGGAGACCG GTGTGAAACCAAGTGCCGGAATGGGACATATGGGGAGAACTGCGCCTTTGTCTGCAGTGACTGCGTCAATGGCCAGTGCCACTTCGAGACAGGCCACTGCCTCTGCCACCCCGGCTCCCATGGCACCTA ctgtAACCTCACATGCCCGCCTGGCCGCTATGGAGCCAACTGTGCTGAAGCCTGCGGGTGCCACGATGGTGCCTGCAACCCACTGACGGGCGCCTGCCACATGG AGGCCAACCAGCGCATGGGGGTGATCGGCGCAGGAGCgctcctggcactgctgctcatcctcttgctctccttgctctgctgctgttgcatcTGCCGCAAGAAGGACGAAGCTTGTGG CTCTGGCCAGGACCTGGCAGCAGCCAAGAAGCCACCGAGACGCCTGTGCGGGCGGTTCAGCCGCATCGGCATGAAGCTCCCGCGCATCCCCCTGCGCCGCCAGAAGCTGCCCAAGGTCGTGG TTGCCCACCATGACCTGGAGAACACCCTGAACTGCAGCTTCATTGAGCCGCCCTCTGTGGTGGAAcagccttccccatcctggTCATCCCGCggttccttctcctccttcgaCACCACGGATGAGGGGCCAGTGTACTGCGTCCCCCACGAAG AGAGTGTGGGTGACAGCAGGGACCGAGGGACACCTGCCAGCCCCGGGGACAAGCTGGCGGCCCTGGCCATCGGGGAGGAAGCGGGTGAATACACCTTCCTGAAGGAGACAGGCTCAGTCCGAGCCTTTCCGGCTGACAGCAGCGAAACGCCCCTGCTCAAGTCCTCGGACAGCGAGCGCTCGTCCTGCGGCTCGGGCTCAGCCGGTGCCGCGCTCTATGCCCGGGTTGCCCGTCTCTCCAAGCAgtccaaggaggaggaggatggcaCCGCAGAGCCACGCGGCCCCGGGAAGCCACCGTCCCCAGAACGGACCAAGCCCCGTCCCCCAGACCCAGCCACAAAGCCCAAAGTCTCCTGGATCCACAGCAGGTACAACTCCAGCCAATCCAACTCACTGCCGGTGTCCAGCTGGTCCCCAGAGCGAGTGGCTGCCCAGTCTGACAGCCCCGAGCAAGGCCAGGGTTTGGCCAAGAGGAAAAGGAGCCCAAGTGAGACATCCGCCAGCgtgcagggcagggcagaggagaggggcagcgCACGGGGCAAGGAGAAAGCACAGAAGCAACCGAAGGAACCTGGTGTCCCAGAGGGCAAAGCCAGCCTGGCCAGGGAGCCCCAGTCACCCTCCAAGCccaagcagaggagcaaagCCAGCTCAGAGCCCACAGAGAGCATCAATGGGGCGGTGCAGAACGCCTTCCGGAAGATGGGCACCTTCCAGCCAGAGCGGCGGGCTGGGGACACCAGGGATGCTCCGCGCAGCCCCAGTTCTGGCAAACCCCGCTCCGagcccctccatccccagctgaCCTCCGAGCTGGCTGCCCAGCTGAAGGAAAAGACTCAGAGCCTCAACAAGGGGGACGGAGGCACCCGGGCGAACGGAGTGGGGGTGCTGCGGGAGAAGCCCACTCCTCCGCAGAAAGCCAAGCGCTCGGCGGCCGCCGGCGGCCAGAAGACCAGCAAGCCCCTGCTGCCCACCTCCCCCCCGCTGCAGAAACTGATCCCCGGGGCGGCCGAGCCGGTGGCCGGGGAGCACAAGTGGGTGGAGAAGCCGAGCACCGGCAGCAGCCAGGACCCAGCTCCCCCCGGCGAGCAGGCGGCCAAGAAAACCCCTATCAAAAAGCCCCCCAGGAAGAAGAGCCGAGAAGCCAGCCTGGAGCCGCCCAGAGCCGCCGCTGCGCCCGCTCAGGCCGTGCAGTGA
- the SCARF2 gene encoding scavenger receptor class F member 2 isoform X1: MGRVGPGPAAPTVMAARGLRPPRRARAGAAELPLVLVLVVLSRGAAQELSPRGRNVCRAGGSAVLVCCPGWRQQGSECLIAVCEGNFTCKENEVCVRPGECRCRHGYFGANCDTKCPRQFWGPDCKEMCSCHPNGQCEDVTGQCTCNPSHWGPKCENICLCKHGKCDQKTGKCTCEPNWWGPQCSSSCYCSHNSQCDQQTGNCLCQPGWWGRGCNNQCSCNNSPCEQFTGRCQCRERTFGPRCDRYCQCYKGKCNQVDGTCTCEPGYRGKYCREPCPAGFYGQGCRRRCGQCKSLQPCTVADGRCLTCEAGWNGTKCDQPCSPGFYGEGCEKLCPPCKDGHTCNHINGKCSHCNPGWIGDRCETKCRNGTYGENCAFVCSDCVNGQCHFETGHCLCHPGSHGTYCNLTCPPGRYGANCAEACGCHDGACNPLTGACHMEANQRMGVIGAGALLALLLILLLSLLCCCCICRKKDEACGSGQDLAAAKKPPRRLCGRFSRIGMKLPRIPLRRQKLPKVVVAHHDLENTLNCSFIEPPSVVEQPSPSWSSRGSFSSFDTTDEGPVYCVPHEESVGDSRDRGTPASPGDKLAALAIGEEAGEYTFLKETGSVRAFPADSSETPLLKSSDSERSSCGSGSAGAALYARVARLSKQSKEEEDGTAEPRGPGKPPSPERTKPRPPDPATKPKVSWIHSRYNSSQSNSLPVSSWSPERVAAQSDSPEQGQGLAKRKRSPSETSASVQGRAEERGSARGKEKAQKQPKEPGVPEGKASLAREPQSPSKPKQRSKASSEPTESINGAVQNAFRKMGTFQPERRAGDTRDAPRSPSSGKPRSEPLHPQLTSELAAQLKEKTQSLNKGDGGTRANGVGVLREKPTPPQKAKRSAAAGGQKTSKPLLPTSPPLQKLIPGAAEPVAGEHKWVEKPSTGSSQDPAPPGEQAAKKTPIKKPPRKKSREASLEPPRAAAAPAQAVQ, from the exons CTCCGCGGTGCTCGTGTGCTGCCCAGGATGGAGGCAACAAGGAAGCGAGTGTTTAATAG CTGTGTGCGAGGGGAACTTCACCTGCAAGGAGAATGAGGTGTGCGTCCGGCCCGGCGAGTGCCGCTGCCGCCATGGCTACTTTGGCGCCAACTGTGACACCA AGTGTCCCCGGCAGTTCTGGGGCCCCGACTGCAAGGAGATGTGCAGCTGCCACCCCAACGGGCAGTGCGAGGACGTGACGGGGCAGTGCACCTGCAACCCCAGCCACTGGGGTCCCAAGTGCGAGAACATCTGCCTCTGCAAGCACGGCAAGTGTGACCAGAAGACAGGCAAGTGCACCTGCGAGCCCAACTGGTGGGGACCGcagtgctccagctcctgctacTGCAGCCACAACTCCCAGTGCGACCAGCAGACAGGGAACTGCCTGTGCCAGCCTGGCTGGTGGGGCCGCGGCTGCAACAACCAGTGCTCCTGCAACAACTCTCCCTGCGAGCAGTTCACGGGGCGCTGCCAGTGCCGGGAGCGGACGTTCGGGCCCCGCTGCGACCGCTACTGCCAGTGCTACAAGGGCAAGTGCAACCAGGTGGACGGGACGTGCACATGTGAGCCGGGATACCGCGGGAAGTACTGCCGCGAGCCGTGCCCCGCGGGATTCTATggacagggctgcaggaggCG GTGTGGGCAGTGCAAGAGCCTGCAGCCGTGCACCGTGGCAGATGGGCGCTGCCTGACCTGCGAGGCGGGCTGGAATGGCACCAAATGTGACCAGCCCTGCTCGCCCGGCTTCTATGGAGAGGGCTGTGAGAAGCTCTGCCCCCCCTGCAAGGATGGTCACACCTGCAACCACATCAACGGCAAGTGCTCCCACTGCAACCCTGGCTGGATTGGAGACCG GTGTGAAACCAAGTGCCGGAATGGGACATATGGGGAGAACTGCGCCTTTGTCTGCAGTGACTGCGTCAATGGCCAGTGCCACTTCGAGACAGGCCACTGCCTCTGCCACCCCGGCTCCCATGGCACCTA ctgtAACCTCACATGCCCGCCTGGCCGCTATGGAGCCAACTGTGCTGAAGCCTGCGGGTGCCACGATGGTGCCTGCAACCCACTGACGGGCGCCTGCCACATGG AGGCCAACCAGCGCATGGGGGTGATCGGCGCAGGAGCgctcctggcactgctgctcatcctcttgctctccttgctctgctgctgttgcatcTGCCGCAAGAAGGACGAAGCTTGTGG CTCTGGCCAGGACCTGGCAGCAGCCAAGAAGCCACCGAGACGCCTGTGCGGGCGGTTCAGCCGCATCGGCATGAAGCTCCCGCGCATCCCCCTGCGCCGCCAGAAGCTGCCCAAGGTCGTGG TTGCCCACCATGACCTGGAGAACACCCTGAACTGCAGCTTCATTGAGCCGCCCTCTGTGGTGGAAcagccttccccatcctggTCATCCCGCggttccttctcctccttcgaCACCACGGATGAGGGGCCAGTGTACTGCGTCCCCCACGAAG AGAGTGTGGGTGACAGCAGGGACCGAGGGACACCTGCCAGCCCCGGGGACAAGCTGGCGGCCCTGGCCATCGGGGAGGAAGCGGGTGAATACACCTTCCTGAAGGAGACAGGCTCAGTCCGAGCCTTTCCGGCTGACAGCAGCGAAACGCCCCTGCTCAAGTCCTCGGACAGCGAGCGCTCGTCCTGCGGCTCGGGCTCAGCCGGTGCCGCGCTCTATGCCCGGGTTGCCCGTCTCTCCAAGCAgtccaaggaggaggaggatggcaCCGCAGAGCCACGCGGCCCCGGGAAGCCACCGTCCCCAGAACGGACCAAGCCCCGTCCCCCAGACCCAGCCACAAAGCCCAAAGTCTCCTGGATCCACAGCAGGTACAACTCCAGCCAATCCAACTCACTGCCGGTGTCCAGCTGGTCCCCAGAGCGAGTGGCTGCCCAGTCTGACAGCCCCGAGCAAGGCCAGGGTTTGGCCAAGAGGAAAAGGAGCCCAAGTGAGACATCCGCCAGCgtgcagggcagggcagaggagaggggcagcgCACGGGGCAAGGAGAAAGCACAGAAGCAACCGAAGGAACCTGGTGTCCCAGAGGGCAAAGCCAGCCTGGCCAGGGAGCCCCAGTCACCCTCCAAGCccaagcagaggagcaaagCCAGCTCAGAGCCCACAGAGAGCATCAATGGGGCGGTGCAGAACGCCTTCCGGAAGATGGGCACCTTCCAGCCAGAGCGGCGGGCTGGGGACACCAGGGATGCTCCGCGCAGCCCCAGTTCTGGCAAACCCCGCTCCGagcccctccatccccagctgaCCTCCGAGCTGGCTGCCCAGCTGAAGGAAAAGACTCAGAGCCTCAACAAGGGGGACGGAGGCACCCGGGCGAACGGAGTGGGGGTGCTGCGGGAGAAGCCCACTCCTCCGCAGAAAGCCAAGCGCTCGGCGGCCGCCGGCGGCCAGAAGACCAGCAAGCCCCTGCTGCCCACCTCCCCCCCGCTGCAGAAACTGATCCCCGGGGCGGCCGAGCCGGTGGCCGGGGAGCACAAGTGGGTGGAGAAGCCGAGCACCGGCAGCAGCCAGGACCCAGCTCCCCCCGGCGAGCAGGCGGCCAAGAAAACCCCTATCAAAAAGCCCCCCAGGAAGAAGAGCCGAGAAGCCAGCCTGGAGCCGCCCAGAGCCGCCGCTGCGCCCGCTCAGGCCGTGCAGTGA